Below is a genomic region from Actinomycetota bacterium.
ATGGCCAAGGAGAAGTTCGCGCGGACGAAGCCGCATCTGAACATCGGCACGATCGGGCATATCGATCATGGGAAGACGACGTTGACGGCGGCGATCACGAACGTGTTGCACAAGCAGAACCCGAACGTGCAGTTCACGCCGTTCGATCAGATCGATAAGGCGCCTGAGGAGCGTGAGCGGGGGATCACGATCTCGGTGTCGCATGTGGAGTACGAGACGGACAACCGTCACTACGCGCATGTGGATTGTCCGGGGCATGCGGATTACGTCAAGAACATGATCACGGGTGCGGCACAGATGGATGGGGCGGTCTTGGTGGTGTCGGCGGTGGATGGGCCGATGCCTCAGACGCGTGAGCACGTGTTGTTGGCGCGTCAGGTGGGGGTGCCGAAGATCGTGGTGTTCTTGAACAAGGTCGATCTGGTGGATGATGAGGAGTTGTTGGAGCTGGTGGAGTTGGAGGTGCGTGAGCTGCTGAGCCAGTACGAGTTCCCGGGGGATGATCTGCCGGTGGTGCGCGGGTCGGCGTTGCGTGCTTTGGAGGGCGATGAGGCGTGGGAGGCGGGCATCGTCGAGTTGATGCAGGCGTGTGACACGTACTTCGAGGAGCCGCAGCGGGATCTGGACAAGCCGTTCTTGATGCCGATCGAGGATGTGTTCTCGATCACGGGGCGTGGGACGGTGGTGACGGGTCGCATCGAGCAGGGTGTGGTCACGGTGGGTGACACGGTGGAGATCGTGGGGATCCGTCCGACGTCGTCGACGACGGTGACCGGGGTGGAGATGTTCCGCAAGCTGCTTGATCAGGGTCAGGCGGGCGACAACGTGGGGGTGTTGTTGCGCGGGACGAAGAAGGACGATGTGGAGCGTGGTCAGGTGTTGGCTCAGCCGGGGTCGATCACGCCGCACACGGAGTTCGAGGCGCAGGTGTACATCTTGTCCAAGGAGGAGGGGGGTCGTCACACGCCGTTCTTCACCGGGTACCGGCCGCAGTTCTACTTCCGGACCACGGATGTGACCGGTGAGGCGCGTCTGCCTGAGGGGGTGGAGATGGTGATGCCGGGTGACAACACCCAGATGACGGTGGAGTTGATCTCGCCGATCGCGATGGATGAGGGGCTGCGGTTCGCCATCCGCGAGGGTGGCCGCACCGTGGGCGCCGGGAGGGTCACCAAGATCATCAAATGAGCTGCGGTGGTGTCCGCCCGGGGCTCAAGCCCTGAGCGCCTCTGGGTGTCGCCCTCGGGCTCCGCGAAGACCAGTCGCCCTACGGGCGACACCAGAAGGCCGACACCCAGAAGGCAGTGACGACCGCGGCCCGCCCAGGACGGCGAACCGCAGGAGAGAAGAAGACAGATGGCAGAGCAGAAGATCAGGATCCGGCTGAAGGCCTACGACCACGAGGTCCTCGACCGTTCCGCGCGCGAGA
It encodes:
- the tuf gene encoding elongation factor Tu; protein product: MAKEKFARTKPHLNIGTIGHIDHGKTTLTAAITNVLHKQNPNVQFTPFDQIDKAPEERERGITISVSHVEYETDNRHYAHVDCPGHADYVKNMITGAAQMDGAVLVVSAVDGPMPQTREHVLLARQVGVPKIVVFLNKVDLVDDEELLELVELEVRELLSQYEFPGDDLPVVRGSALRALEGDEAWEAGIVELMQACDTYFEEPQRDLDKPFLMPIEDVFSITGRGTVVTGRIEQGVVTVGDTVEIVGIRPTSSTTVTGVEMFRKLLDQGQAGDNVGVLLRGTKKDDVERGQVLAQPGSITPHTEFEAQVYILSKEEGGRHTPFFTGYRPQFYFRTTDVTGEARLPEGVEMVMPGDNTQMTVELISPIAMDEGLRFAIREGGRTVGAGRVTKIIK